In a single window of the Neodiprion virginianus isolate iyNeoVirg1 chromosome 1, iyNeoVirg1.1, whole genome shotgun sequence genome:
- the LOC124298301 gene encoding LHFPL tetraspan subfamily member 3 protein translates to MGSKIEYVESSHMYATNYIRNSKAIGVLWGIFTICYAIIGVVAFVTPEWLGDLEHENPGRFGLWTRCHYGGNGELGEECEGSLDNLYSIASVPFRVSTILVGIAVIIALLSICAMLLFFFCQSTTVFYLCAWMQVVSAVCMAIGVAVYPLGWDSPQIRAVCGATASRYNPGACAVRWAIPLATIAALDAATLAALAFILASRHVRLQPEPFNNGSLYKGEVNPGYVNEAQSVAGSRKSLSLRPVLLVAPPEQDRYSELSRAKSHSHHSLYSPAPSHPVHTMSTNTLSHSQHNFQL, encoded by the exons aTGGGGTCAAAAATCGAATACGTGGAATCGTCGCACATGTACGCCACTAACTACATCCGCAATTCAAAAGCTATCGGTGTACTTTGGGGAATTTTCACCATATGCTACGCGATTATCGGTGTCGTAGCCTTTGTGACACCCGAATGGTTGGGAGATTTGGAGCACGAAAATCCGGGCAGATTTGGCCTTTGGACTAGATGCCATTACGGCGGAAATG GTGAACTTGGAGAGGAATGTGAAGGCAGCTTAGACAACTTGTATTCTATTGCAAGCGTGCCTTTCAGAGTGAGCACCATCCTTGTTGGAATCGCTGTGATAATTGCCCTTCTGTCCATATGTGCAATGCTTTTGTTCTTCTTCTGCCAGAGTACTACAGTCTTTTATTTGTGCGCCTGGATGCAGGTAGTTTCAG CTGTCTGTATGGCAATTGGCGTTGCAGTTTATCCTTTGGGCTGGGATTCTCCTCAGATTCGTGCAGTTTGCGGCGCAACTGCTTCTAG ATACAATCCTGGCGCCTGTGCGGTGAGGTGGGCCATTCCTTTGGCCACAATCGCTGCTCTAGATGCTGCGACCTTGGCTGCCCTTGCCTTCATCTTGGCTTCCAGGCACGTGAGACTTCAGCCGGAGCCCTTCAACAACGGGTCATTATACAAAG GCGAAGTGAATCCAGGATACGTAAACGAGGCACAGAGCGTCGCTGGCTCCCGGAAGTCGCTGTCTCTCAGACCAGTACTTCTAGTTGCTCCGCCAGAACAGGATCGGTACAGCGAACTCTCGAGGGCGAAATCGCACTCCCATCACAGCCTCTATTCCCCAGCACCGTCACACCCTGTTCACACGATGTCAACGAATACCCTCAGCCATTCCCAGCACAACTTTCAGCTCTGA
- the LOC124298295 gene encoding paired box pox-neuro protein isoform X1, which yields MPHTGQAGVNQLGGVFVNGRPLPDCVRRRIVELALLGVRPCDISRQLLVSHGCVSKILTRFYETGSIRPGSIGGSKTKTNKRALLLQQVATPTVVKKILRLKQEQPGMFAWEIREQLARQGACDPQSLPSVSSVNRILRGGGLHADHPTIDGGTSSAYQTQMTSNLNARDALMRTDYQQKLFYPGTLGPLHISTTSGGATPPSWNPSFYSSLYHATTLHLQHGMQTFTSLESERLSQQSNSQSQVDLKSSSSSMAGSDDSLDKSDSDDNNESQDTYKSFQNPSLILELGHKIGSDRSAFVRHGTPVLTSKLKSVRSSPSSSEQSNVGDIDSNEACESRKILESDEPTNPIESNTESDRQPAAQPQRKRNPYSIEELLKKDENRNESKRQRLTNITGVVQPCGLVLDKDI from the exons ATGCCGCACACCG GTCAAGCCGGAGTCAATCAGCTGGGAGGCGTGTTCGTTAATGGAAGACCATTACCCGACTGCGTCAGACGAAGGATAGTCGAACTCGCTCTGCTCGGTGTTCGACCTTGCGACATTTCGAGGCAGCTCCTGGTTTCCCACGGATGTGTATCGAAGATTCTTACCAGGTTCTACGAGACCGGAAGCATCAGGCCTGGCAGCATTGGTGGCAGTAAAACGAAG ACTAACAAGAGAGCTTTGCTGTTGCAGCAAGTCGCAACGCCGACGGTCGTCAAGAAGATATTACGCCTGAAACAGGAACAGCCAGGTATGTTCGCCTGGGAGATCAGGGAGCAGCTTGCGAGGCAGGGAGCCTGCGATCCCCAAAGTTTACCCTCCGTATCATCGGTAAACCGAATTCTCAGAGGTGGAGGACTTCACGCCGATCATCCAACGATCGACGGCGGCACTTCGAGCGCCTATCAAACCCAGATGACGTCCAATCTGAATGCCAGAG ACGCCCTAATGAGGACTGACTATCAACAGAAGCTCTTTTACCCCGGGACCCTAGGACCcctgcatatttcaacaaccTCCGGCGGCGCCACACCACCGTCTTGGAATCCCAGCTTCTATTCCTCGCTCTATCACGCTACGACCCTCCACTTGCAGCACGGAATGCAAACGTTCAC ATCGCTGGAGTCGGAACGACTCTCACAACAGAGCAACAGCCAAAGTCAGGTGGACCTCAAGTCGAGTTCAAGTTCGATGGCGGGTAGCGACGATTCCCTGGACAAGAGCGACTCGGACGATAACAACGAGTCGCAGGACACCTACAAGTCCTTTCAAAATCCTTCGCTGATACTGGAGCTCGGTCACAAGATCGGCAGCGATCGAAGCGCGTTCGTGCGGCACGGAACGCCGGTCTTGACGTCGAAATTAAAAAGCGTCCGAAGCTCGCCGAGCAGCTCGGAGCAGAGCAACGTCGGGGATATCGACTCGAACGAGGCCTGCGAGTCGCGAAAGATCCTGGAATCCGACGAGCCGACAAATCCGATCGAGTCCAACACGGAAAGCGACCGGCAACCTGCCGCGCAGCCTCAACGAAAACGGAACCCGTATTCCATAGAGGAACTCCTCAAGAAGGACGAGAACAGAAACGAGTCGAAAAGGCAGAGATTGACGAACATAACCGGGGTCGTACAGCCCTGCGGTCTCGTCCTTGACAAGGATATTTAG
- the LOC124298295 gene encoding paired box pox-neuro protein isoform X2, with product MPHTGQAGVNQLGGVFVNGRPLPDCVRRRIVELALLGVRPCDISRQLLVSHGCVSKILTRFYETGSIRPGSIGGSKTKQVATPTVVKKILRLKQEQPGMFAWEIREQLARQGACDPQSLPSVSSVNRILRGGGLHADHPTIDGGTSSAYQTQMTSNLNARDALMRTDYQQKLFYPGTLGPLHISTTSGGATPPSWNPSFYSSLYHATTLHLQHGMQTFTSLESERLSQQSNSQSQVDLKSSSSSMAGSDDSLDKSDSDDNNESQDTYKSFQNPSLILELGHKIGSDRSAFVRHGTPVLTSKLKSVRSSPSSSEQSNVGDIDSNEACESRKILESDEPTNPIESNTESDRQPAAQPQRKRNPYSIEELLKKDENRNESKRQRLTNITGVVQPCGLVLDKDI from the exons ATGCCGCACACCG GTCAAGCCGGAGTCAATCAGCTGGGAGGCGTGTTCGTTAATGGAAGACCATTACCCGACTGCGTCAGACGAAGGATAGTCGAACTCGCTCTGCTCGGTGTTCGACCTTGCGACATTTCGAGGCAGCTCCTGGTTTCCCACGGATGTGTATCGAAGATTCTTACCAGGTTCTACGAGACCGGAAGCATCAGGCCTGGCAGCATTGGTGGCAGTAAAACGAAG CAAGTCGCAACGCCGACGGTCGTCAAGAAGATATTACGCCTGAAACAGGAACAGCCAGGTATGTTCGCCTGGGAGATCAGGGAGCAGCTTGCGAGGCAGGGAGCCTGCGATCCCCAAAGTTTACCCTCCGTATCATCGGTAAACCGAATTCTCAGAGGTGGAGGACTTCACGCCGATCATCCAACGATCGACGGCGGCACTTCGAGCGCCTATCAAACCCAGATGACGTCCAATCTGAATGCCAGAG ACGCCCTAATGAGGACTGACTATCAACAGAAGCTCTTTTACCCCGGGACCCTAGGACCcctgcatatttcaacaaccTCCGGCGGCGCCACACCACCGTCTTGGAATCCCAGCTTCTATTCCTCGCTCTATCACGCTACGACCCTCCACTTGCAGCACGGAATGCAAACGTTCAC ATCGCTGGAGTCGGAACGACTCTCACAACAGAGCAACAGCCAAAGTCAGGTGGACCTCAAGTCGAGTTCAAGTTCGATGGCGGGTAGCGACGATTCCCTGGACAAGAGCGACTCGGACGATAACAACGAGTCGCAGGACACCTACAAGTCCTTTCAAAATCCTTCGCTGATACTGGAGCTCGGTCACAAGATCGGCAGCGATCGAAGCGCGTTCGTGCGGCACGGAACGCCGGTCTTGACGTCGAAATTAAAAAGCGTCCGAAGCTCGCCGAGCAGCTCGGAGCAGAGCAACGTCGGGGATATCGACTCGAACGAGGCCTGCGAGTCGCGAAAGATCCTGGAATCCGACGAGCCGACAAATCCGATCGAGTCCAACACGGAAAGCGACCGGCAACCTGCCGCGCAGCCTCAACGAAAACGGAACCCGTATTCCATAGAGGAACTCCTCAAGAAGGACGAGAACAGAAACGAGTCGAAAAGGCAGAGATTGACGAACATAACCGGGGTCGTACAGCCCTGCGGTCTCGTCCTTGACAAGGATATTTAG